The genomic interval aatatatttctaggAGAGTTGTGACACTGACTAATTCTTAATTCTTGCTGACAAACCCAGAAAGATACTGTCAAATGTATGTTGAGAAATACACTCTGAATTTTTCCTAAATTGTTTtagtattgaaaaaaaaattacatggaaAGAAATCAACTGAACAAGATTTAGCCAGGCATATGTTATATTGGAAAGCAATCAAGAGCAAATACTTTACTTTTGCAGTAAATGATTGTACAATATTTTCCAGtccaattttattttccttgtgatGCATTTAATGTTTTTCAAACCTTTCTTTCATCTTGTTCAAATGCCCAAACATACACCAACATTTTCCCCCCAGGTTTAAGAATTCTGTAAAGCTCTTCCAGTGCTTTCATGCGCCTCTTGGCTGATGCAAAATGATGAATGACACCAATGGAAATCACAGCATCAAAGCAGTTCTCCCTGAGGGGAAGATTCTGATTGTCACAAGTCAGGACATTGTGGCCTCTTTTAGCAGCAATTTCACCAAACTTCATACAGCTGTCTGATCCAAGAGTGAAGGACTGATCTCCCACCAAGTCTAAGTACCTGCCTGTTCCACAACCTGTGAGAAAACAATTATTCAGAAAgtatattaaaaattattgttatcTCTGTATGATATTTCTACTTGGACCAAATTTCCTTCAGAATTATCTCTTAACCCTaaaactcccagatcaaatttgtaattttccttactgtcaaccatacaatttttataatgttggttcagagaatttagtattggatcaacaaattatccttaaattaaaacttttctatattctcatcacttatctagttgatattgtattaatattgtaaggagaaattctgtcttggtcactcaagggagttaaaggatcAACTTACTCCTGCCCCACCCTGTTCATATCACACCCTTCAACAACATTGGAAAAGCTAATGGAATAGATAAGcttcattaaaattgttttcattctgGAATCTTTGTTTGTGCAATTTTCTATGAGAGAGGACTCGCAAAATAACTCAATCAGAGTGCAATAACACTGTTATAGTTTCTAAAATAAAGTGGGCAATTATGTTTCAATTCACTTATTTATGGACATGCATTTTAGCTTAATTATTTTCGATTTTTCCGTTTCGATTAATATTTTGGTTGGTTTACGTTTTTTTATGAGCCCTCGAGTGTATTTTTTCCTTAATGATATTGTTATACtttgctgtaaaaaaaaaagtcatccgAAAACGTCAGACAGTATTTTGCTGTTTACATCGATCCTACTTATCGTGCATATCATTCGCAAATGatgttattaaaataaaagctTAATCATAAAGCGTCTCATTACTGGAGTTAAAAGACAATCAAgcaaatgattttcttttctatcacaATAAACGGATCAAACAGCAACAATACTAAGATAAAAGCTCACCGGAACATGACGACCCTcgatattttcttcttttctttaactCGACTGGCAAAATTCGTAAAATTAGGAAATCATTTGGCAAATCTTACCTACATCAGCGATCAGGCTTCCTGCTGGCAGAGAAAGAAGGAATTCTTCAACTTTTGGCCAAGCTTTATGCCGTGAACCAACGAAATGAGGCGCTATTTGATTATAAACTTCGCGAACGTGATATTTTTCCAGTTCATCCGGTGAAGTATATTTTGACATTCAGACACAGATGTTTGACTATCTTTCGGATCTTTGCTCGGTTTAACCTCTCCTAGGCCGTTTGAAGAAAGAATCAAGTCCTTATGCAGAGAAGGATTTACAATTCGAGCAGGAGTTTCTCAGCAACTTCACAGGAAAAAATATCAGACAGCGACAGGCAATATGTAACGCAAAAATCGATGATCCGTAACAAATAAACAGACGGCTGATCACGGACGGAGAAAAGAAGGAACGATTACGCACATGTGCAACTCCTAAATATGTTTTATCGCGGTCTATAGCCAAGTTCTTATGAAATGTCAGATCTCTTGCCGTAAACACACAAAAACCGCGATTTCAATCGAATTGAGGGTAAATTGCCTGTCACGAAAGGTGCAACTAGacgaataaaggaaaatttgtgaaaataattgTTCTTGTGCCAAATCCGTCCAAATCAGCAACAAAATTTGATGTTGATTCCTCAAAATGCGGATCGCAAATTCAGACTTCCTTCCTTTCGACCAGCGCTGAAAAGACAATGGCgagaaaaaaatcttcagtTACTCTTTGTGTTTTGTTATCAATGAGCAAATTATTCAGAGAAACTAATTTGCAAATGAAAGAGTAAACGTGTTCGATAAACAATACAATGTTTTGAAAGCTGTAAGCAACAAAAACTTTCCCTAAATTTGTGGAAAATTATATCTCACAAAGAGTTTGCTTCCCTGGGAACGCTTTTATCAAGcaaacaattttgaatttgtccACGTCTTCACGTGTAATGCATTTCAACTAGAAAATAGAAACAGGTGCTGAGGGAAAAACCATTGATTCTGGACAACGACAAATATTTAAATGGAAATGAACaacttgataaataaaaattgataactccttcttgttttcaaaaatgaacAAACCATTAAAATCGtgcattaaaatgaaaaaaattatcacgtGTAATTTTCCACCCGTAATGTGCGCCTGATAGAACAGATTGATACGAAAAGACGCTTCCTAAAGAAAATCGACCACgttttcatattttgagaaCTAACCTTAATGTCGAAGCCACAATCCACTTGATTTCTATCAAGTAAATCATAAAAGGAAAGAACCACACATTTACTTACCATGTATCAAACCGCCCACACGTTTGAAGTTCATTCCAAATACAGTCTGCACCGAGGTTGACTGTCACGCAACCAAATAATTTGGCAAAACCAACCTCGTCCCCAGAGTTTCtcggtcatttttttttcccaaggcGTCGTCTAGCCAAGAGTAGAAGCCTGACGCGATCGTTTATtcgaccggccatgtttgatctACAGTTAGTTAGGGTGGACGGTAAGGGAAGGAGATGGGGAAGGCATCATCCCTCAGTCCTTCCTTTTAACAAGCGCTTACCCCCTTGGTAccaatttctttctctccacaACCTTCTGCAttagtaaaaatcaaagaagagaGCTGTAATTTTCACCAATAATAGCCCGAACATTCGCTCGTCAAAATCAAGCTTTCTCTGCAGGTAAGTCTAGAGAAACCACCGCCACTTTGAAACTGACCAAGGATTCTCGAGGAACGAGGCTGGTTGTTGATCAAACCGCTAACCTCATTCCCTGGGGTCTCTTTCTCATCCCTGAGGCAGAGAAAAGCGAGAGGACCCTGGAAACTGTCCAGCCTCCAGTGTGATCCGCGGAAATTGTCTTTCCAAGGGCGAGACCCCAGGGAAACTTGGAGCCGCGGGTATCAAATCATACGAAAAAATTCGGTCTATGCTTTAGGTGTTTTAATTTACGCCGTGCGCAgcaaaatttctaaaaacatACCcgaaagtattatttactgcGTGGGTCTTGACTTTTTAGCCTTCTGCCCTTCGACTTTAcgaataaacaatttttttttattcttccgCAACTTTAGTATTTTTTGGATACTACCAAGTTTATAATCTCTAATTTAACTTGAATGAAAATCTTACCAAGACTATTATTATCGTATTTTAATATATACTGGAATATTTGCGAtgtagtttttcagttttagtgtcaatttttttaatttttaccgTCTGAACAAGCAGTATTCACTTGGATTTCAAGAATGACCAAGAAACTAGAATGACTAACTAGTTACGCATGCTCCGATCTTGTTCACTTTTTAGATTAATTGCATTTTGCTGCGTGCCGTTTTCCAAAGCGTGATGCAGTATTCATGTATAGAACACAGTGGTCAGTGTCAGGAATGCGCGAGGAGACCCATTCTGGCAGGGCAAGACTTCTGGCAGGCCGCGCACTTTCCCGCGcgaaatttctaaagaaaacatAAGAGACAACCGCTGATTCACAACATATAACataagcgaaagaaaattgaaacgtaCTTAGAAATTTGTAAAAGGCCAGGGAAACTTTACAGAAGTAGGGGAAAAGGAAATCTCGcaacttttcaaagacaacgGGTATCCTGTTAAATTACCGTTGTGTTTTAGCTTTACCAAAAATGTTATGCTcttttaaaacaccgtgacctactggcttgtgtggttgttGTAATTTGGTTGTGGCCACTGGTTCTGACGGTCTGAAAGCATGCCACTTCGTGTTCATGAACAGCGGTCTCGTTTTGCCCACAACACAGTCGTTAACAGAAATGATGATGTTGCTGTTACTGGtatttctgtttcatttctCTAAAGCCAGTTGGTCACTTTAGTCAGTTCTTCCATTTTCAAGGCCATCTTGCAGCATTCATAGCCTAAAATAAGgacaaagtttgaaatttttctcgtTCCAGCAATCCTTTCAAGAACAACGCAACCTGCGTGGCTAAATAAGAATACGTACGGTTGTCCTCTCATAATTAAGCTTTTTTGAGCCAAACGAGTACTACTGTCATTGCAGTACCACTGAGTAATAAAGAAATATCTATATAGGTATCTATGATGGATAGAGCAGCTCAAAAGAATCAACGGTTTTGCTCGGAAGTAacctcgtacccagatcctaccgtttAATTGTCCGTGGGAGGTCTAATTACGAGACTGGCTTGAAAGAATAGCAACCTAAGTCAATGATTTATCACCTCTCACTTGATACTTAGATCTGTTTTTCTGTGTCAGCTGATTAAAATTTCTATTTCCCGCTCCCCAATAAAACAATCAACTAGGGCTACGGGGTTGTTTCAAAATGTACCAATGTCGCGCCAATTACCATACATCGGGTTTTTGTGTCATCAGGAAAAGTATGCCACAGTTTTAAGATCTCAGGCACTAGTTTTTCGAGCTAAGTATTTCTTTGAGGTCTTATTTGAGGTTATTATTTGCTTTTGTAGGGACTCCTAGGTTGAGAGTATGAATTCTTAAAGAGCTTCTTCTGTAAGCCCTTTTACCGCCCCAGGGGGataattagattttttttgttgttgctaatTTCGTTTTCTTTACTCTCCTAGAGGTTTTACTCTCCCAGGAAGTAGTAAAGggattattattataatttatttttaggtCAACAACGTACCAAAGCTTAATTatcacgagaaaaaaaacaaacttcttttcaGATCTCTAAAAgcctaaatattttcaaaaaaaatcacaaaattagCTTTCGCTCTGAAATCATGATATTCCCGGTCAAATTGTTCTCCGAAATACAACGAAAGCAGTCAGATCCAATTTAGTGAAATATCCTTAATTAAACGACAGAAGATAATCAGATAATCCTTGACATAAGTCATATTTGAATAGTTAACACTGTACCTCATAACAAAGAAAGCGATTGCCGCTCTTTCAGCTCGCATCTAAGGAGCTCGCATCTAAGGTGCCAATTGGCGGGTGTTCGAGTCGTGACAAACCCTAATggaaaaacattaaacaaattaaaaaaaatgcatcgTAAGCATCACAATATTAAACCGATTTTTCCTTGACCAATAGGATTTATGTTCGAGTCGTGACAAACCCTAATggaaaaacattaaacaaattaaaaaaatgcatcgTAAGCATCACAATATTAAACCGATTTTTCCTTGACCAATAGGATTTATGATTTAGGGACATTTGCATTACTTCATAGTTTTTACAGGTggtttgataaaaagaaaattttcaaagattAAAACCGTGTCTCGAAAGCCTTACAGTGCTCGTATCATTCAACTTTAGCCATTATTGCTGATGAAATCTCACCATGCAGAAAATGAAGCGCAGGTTCCCCAAGCAGGAAACCTGCCTTAGAGTGATGATCATATTCAGCTTGGTTAAAACAAGTATTGCACAAGGTGAAGTGACCTCTTATACTTTGTTGTAGTTTATCTGGTAACCTTAAGCTGATCGTAGCTAAGCTACGTTTAAAGAACATAACCTTAACTTGATATAAGATGATGGCTCCTACAGTGAAGCTGATTCTGATTCCATTGAGTTCTTCTAACTCTAGGAGGCATGCAGACATGAATGACTATCTGGATGCAGATGGATATTTTCTAATGTTATCGACCCAAAATAAAtgctttaaatttaaaaaattttttattcatgtttCTTAAAATCTATTCTAACTTTTCTACTTCACGCCAAAAACTTCCAAAAAATTGCGTAAAAAAATGATTGACTTTAGCAGTTTAATGTTCTTCAAATCATCCTCGAAACTGAAGAAATTCTAACTCTCCTAAGAGTTTCTTTTCCCCAGGAAAGTACCAAGGATGCCCTGAAGGTGTGTACTGTGCAAAATTCAAGCTTGAACCGTTCTCCTATCTAAACATCACGAGAATCAGTTTGGAACTCGTCCACAGTGACAGCCAGTGTGGATTTGCTTGCCTAAAATCCGCCTCATGTTTTTCTTATAACCTGGCTGCAGTTCCTGATGTCAACGGAGAACTGTTTTGTGAATTGCTTCCATCTGACAAGTATAACAACTCGGCTAAATTCATTCCCAGCCTAAGTTACCATCACTTAAGCATTTCGGtaagtaaaaataaactaaaattgaTTTTAGGTGTGGTCCAATTTCTGAATTAATAAGCTTTGGAATTATTTTAAAGGTGAAAATATCTTCCGACTAATTGAGTATGATAATTCCTCTCGCCCTTTTACCAATCAAATTCGTTTATTATCCTGTTTTTGAACTGAAGaagcacaaaaaaaatctaactCTTTGATCAGTTTACTTAACCCCGCCAATAACTAACAAACTATACCTTGGAAGAGGTGCATTTATTATACATGGATGTTAAGCGTCAGCGAAATGATATCGAGGCTAAGCTGTTCCTACGATACCACAGCATGTCAATGTTCCATCAACAGAGTCCTTGCTCCAGCAATCCTTGTATGAACGGTGCAACTTGTACAGCCAAGTACAGAGATGACGACTATGAGTGTGTATGCTCCACAGTCTTTATGGGAAAGCACTGCGAAATAGGTACGTTGAAAATTGCTTACAGAGCGAGAAACCGGCAAAAAGTGCGTCCCTAAGTATTCCTGGCTGGGGAATGGTGCGAGTGATAAATTCTGTACAAGTTTGTGTATTTGTTCTCAATCATGGACTTTAGCAAGATGTACTAAAACTTTCAAATatggggggggggtggggagaaggggggagggggagaaacAACATTGTACGATCagataaaaaattatatgaGTTAGAAGCTTTCCTCTCAGAGTATGCATTTTTTCTTCAGCTTGACCCAGAAAATAGATGTGATACTTGTGGATATAGTCCTAATGCATGAATGTAAttatcttggtttttttttatcagctcCAGGAGTAGATTGTGAAGATATGCAAAAGCGTGTTGATTCTCTAAAAGATGGCATGTACTGGTTGGATCCGGATGGAGGAAGCCATTCCAATGCATTCCAAGCCTACTGTGATATGACGTCATACAGTGGAGGATGGACCATGTGTTACACTACCGATGAATATGTCACACCTAAAACTGAAGTCACTTATGACGCTCAGTTTCCTTATGGAAGTGACGGCTATAGGACCAACTGTAACAACATCCCGGTAACTTAATTAAGTGGCATTTGCTATTGTCCTTTAATGGTCTGGAGAGGTTGGGTAAATTTGTCTTGGCGAAATTGCTGCTCAGAGTTTGGTTCAGATTTGCATGGCCGTGCAGCACAAAAACGCCCAGGTGACCTGACATGTTTCAACAAGGTATTTGTTCGGTCAATCCCCAGTTTCGGGAGTCTGCTGACTCATTACTCAATTGCTCGCAAGGCAATTTTCATTAGAGTTTCGTAATTAATCCTAGACTagattggttttgttttactttgcttggtgatttttttagaaaactAGCACCACTCTCTCAACCGATCAGATGCAAAAATAAACCAATGAGGACTTAGTCACccgcgtttcccgcgctttaggcggtTTACTTGTTCTTGTGTTGAGTTCTTCGTGGCTTTTCTGGGTATTTTCTTTTATGCTGATTGGCTTTCgtaataactttggttttgtttttttgacgCCCAATTAATATCattcaaatgttattttctcTGTCTTCAGTTTACAGAAATAATATTTATCGATCACCAAAACGAAGCCAAGGCTTACTTCACACGCCGTAATCAGGGTGCTCTGACGGCCGCTGTTAATTATGGAAGTGGTGCTGCTTCCTATGGATTATGGGATGGCGTTGGAACTAGCAGCGAATATTCCTATCAGTTGCTGATCTGCCAtggcccttttttttttggattcaTGATATCCGGGTATGCTGGTAACAGTTATAAAGTGTGTAGCGACTGGGTTTTTGATAATCAGTCACCATATTTCCGTTCAGCATCAACCAATCCGTCTTTTGGAGGAGTTGCCTTTAACGTCAATGGTTATGGAACACTTACCAAGAAGCTCATCAGTGTTGGTTTACGCTAAGAAAGTTATTTCCATAGTAAAGTTGTCTCTTCTGAGTGATCACTTTATGAATTACTAACCTTTTTAATGCTAAATCAAGGCAGGATTAAGCGAAATCGAATCACTATACAATCGAACCTGTTTTAAGCGACTCTGTTTTAAGCGATCACCTTGTTTCAAACAGCCGGTTACTTAAGTCccgaaattttttcctcttaatcACAGTAATTTTTACCTTCATTGAGCGGTCGCGGTCACCCTTTATTAAGTCCCaatggcctgtttgtattgtcttccatctgtattgaacggtcatttaaaacattgaaTGTAGCAGCATCATTGATTGAATAAAGCACTTTGAATAAAACGTAAGTGAAGCATGTTTGTTATGTTTGTTATGAGAGATGAGTGGTGCAGGCCACAATCCACTTCCACTGAGCGTCGTTTAATTATTCTTACATCCTTAAGAAGGTTCCTGACGGGGCCGAGATGGAACAAGTGTGTTGGTCGATGCTTTGAACGACTACCTCTAGGTGGATTTCCTATAAAACGACTCATTTTTCAAGCACATGACTTGCCTGGACAAAGAATTACGCTTCATACAAATAGATTAACAGCAAGATTAGAGCCCAAGAGTGGCTAGAGTCTGAGATGATTACTAACAAAAGAACATGATGAAAACAGGTCTCTTGTCAGTAATGATTCTTTGTCACACCAAAGTTGAATGCATTTCTCAAGAAGTGATGGGTACATTTGACGATGGAAATTTTGGATATGATTTCTGCCGAAAACACTAAACGCCCCACGGTCAAATGTTAATCTGACAGTCACGGGAAATAATTCTGAGGCTGATTAAAACGTATTGTTGGCGCAATCAGGTCGTTTCTTCTTGCTGATCTGCATGGCAAGTGAGATATAATTATATCACTAGGAAAACCAAGCCGGAACTAGCAGTTAACATTTAAAGTTCTGTGGAATGGTGGTTTCTCTGTGTAGGAAAAATGAACTTCCCAGATCAATATCCCTTATCACTCATTGAGATGGGATTGCCACTTGTCAACATCCTTGAGTAATTTTCTGTCATAACTTGTGATATACTTACTGGGATTATAATGATCATGAGAAAAACGGAGATTACTCTTGGTAAACTGCACGATATGCTGCAATTATCATCAATCAGTTGTACTGAGTCAGGCTTGTTAATTGAGCTTCGAAAGAATTCTCGAGTTGCTCCGATGATGCTTCAGATATACGCTCTCGGATTACGGCGTCTAAGAAAAAGCTACCTTCCCAACCAACACCTAATAGTCACGATATATTACTTTGCGTTTTCCCACGTTTCAAGCAGTATGTTAGTTgttactttgagttcttattggctcggTGTGATATTCGCCTTCGTTGTGTTAGACGACTGATGATTGGGTTTAGTTTTGGTTCAATGACACTGAGTCGAAATAGGCTCTCTCATCATTGTATTGACTCAAATACTTCAGGTGCTGTAAAGGCAAAGATCTTGggtttacaatttttattttacattataAACAGCTAATCTAGATCTTGGTTCTCTGGTAAGCTTCTCTACccataaataaaataatagtTTTATGTAATTAAGTTGCGACAGGAGTTCCGTATAGATGAaatctgaaaattgaaaatcattttacgGACCATGCTATCTCAAGAGATTGGACTTGCCAACACAAACATTTAGGTTGACTGCAAGTTTCTCTGGCTGATTTAACGAGAAAAATCCTGACTACgagtttgttgttttcttttgctgcGGGTTCAAAAATATTATCCGGTGCTCTACAGTTAACGGCTGTCAGGTGTTGCCCGCCGTACATAAACGTTCCACCCTTCACCAGTTTTCGACTTTCTGTTATATTAAAAAAGTTACTGGAGTTTCTGAAGAATTTACCAGTCAATCTAATTACTGCTCTCGATCACACATCGTAAGGTGTTTTCAatctcttgtttttcttttaattttttttaacttccctTGGTTGTTATTTAactatttctgttttttttcttctcactacaaattttgccaaaaatttctGTGACTTTCGCATTTATCTGCGGCTTTTTGGGTTTCTGTCGAtcaaattatcaattttctccagaagaaatttcatcatttttattttctgccTGAGGCGAATTGCCTGACTTAAGCCGAATCTTGATCATAAAAAGCGCCGTAATACGGCCAGGtgaaaatatcagttttatGTCAATACACGATCGGTTATGACAAGAACAACTCGACAAACTGAAGTCGCGCTTACTTTAATGGGCGGGAGAATGCACCTTTAATGAAGATTCTCAAAGAGGTAACTGACAATTCCAATAAGTAGTTGATAAGTGTAGCCTTCTTTCAGGCATTTTACATATCAAAGTAGATAATCAAATTTGTTGTCAAATTTGTTGGTTTTTGTCGTTGCGCTGTTCGTGTG from Pocillopora verrucosa isolate sample1 chromosome 14, ASM3666991v2, whole genome shotgun sequence carries:
- the LOC131795137 gene encoding uncharacterized protein; translation: MNGATCTAKYRDDDYECVCSTVFMGKHCEIAPGVDCEDMQKRVDSLKDGMYWLDPDGGSHSNAFQAYCDMTSYSGGWTMCYTTDEYVTPKTEVTYDAQFPYGSDGYRTNCNNIPFTEIIFIDHQNEAKAYFTRRNQGALTAAVNYGSGAASYGLWDGVGTSSEYSYQLLICHGPFFFGFMISGYAGNSYKVCSDWVFDNQSPYFRSASTNPSFGGVAFNVNGYGTLTKKLISVGLR